From a single Girardinichthys multiradiatus isolate DD_20200921_A chromosome 17, DD_fGirMul_XY1, whole genome shotgun sequence genomic region:
- the LOC124882730 gene encoding tetraspanin-5-like isoform X3 has product MGKINSCLKAVFISFNIFFSAVGLTLIYGLVKITGMEMDASSVTWVWVFAICMLGISMLGTHAARTENKSCLKVFAGFMGIGMIIMLIFGIAVAVLKNPTIEKFQSDEFANEIMKNGHTKELLEILQQHLQCCGWTGVEDWGTSIPDSCRCPLSYGKLETAECKSRPEGFTGPSDIYSKSCSHALMYYVELGFKISLGIFFGFFVIAVIGLIIAINMIHQISHHSSIGQTAFALKAY; this is encoded by the exons atgggGAAAATTAATTCATGCCTGAAGGCTGTTTTCATCtccttcaatatttttttttcg GCTGTAGGGTTAACGTTGATCTACGGTTTAGTGAAGATTACTGGCATGGag ATGGATGCCTCCAGCGTGACCTGGGTTTGGGTGTTTGCCATTTGCATGCTCGGGATCTCTATGCTGGGAACTCACGCTGCTCGCACCGAGAATAAATCCTGCCTCAAAGTT TTTGCAGGTTTCATGGGAATTGGAATGATCATCATGCTAATCTTTGGAATTGCTGTAGCTGTTTTAAAAAACCCG ACCATTGAAAAGTTTCAAAGTGATGAATTTGCCAATGAGATCATGAAGAACGGTCACACAAAAGAACTGCTTGAGATCCTACAACAACAT CTTCAGTGTTGTGGATGGACTGGTGTCGAGGACTGGGGCACCTCCATCCCTGACTCTTGTAGGTGCCCATTGTCATATGGAAAATTGGAAACAGCTGAATGTAAATCCAGGCCTGAG GGATTCACTGGACCATCTGATATCTACTCCAAG TCCTGCAGTCATGCTCTTATGTATTATGTTGAACTTGGCTTCAAGATTTCCTTGGGCATCTTTTTTGGATTCTTTGTCATTGCT GTGATCGGCTTGATCATCGCCATCAACATGATTCACCAGAtcagtcatcacagcagcaTTGGACAAACAGCTTTTGCATTGAAGGCATATTGA
- the LOC124882730 gene encoding tetraspanin-5-like isoform X4: protein MEMDASSVTWVWVFAICMLGISMLGTHAARTENKSCLKVFAGFMGIGMIIMLIFGIAVAVLKNPTIEKFQSDEFANEIMKNGHTKELLEILQQHLQCCGWTGVEDWGTSIPDSCRCPLSYGKLETAECKSRPEGFTGPSDIYSKSCSHALMYYVELGFKISLGIFFGFFVIAVIGLIIAINMIHQISHHSSIGQTAFALKAY from the exons ATGGag ATGGATGCCTCCAGCGTGACCTGGGTTTGGGTGTTTGCCATTTGCATGCTCGGGATCTCTATGCTGGGAACTCACGCTGCTCGCACCGAGAATAAATCCTGCCTCAAAGTT TTTGCAGGTTTCATGGGAATTGGAATGATCATCATGCTAATCTTTGGAATTGCTGTAGCTGTTTTAAAAAACCCG ACCATTGAAAAGTTTCAAAGTGATGAATTTGCCAATGAGATCATGAAGAACGGTCACACAAAAGAACTGCTTGAGATCCTACAACAACAT CTTCAGTGTTGTGGATGGACTGGTGTCGAGGACTGGGGCACCTCCATCCCTGACTCTTGTAGGTGCCCATTGTCATATGGAAAATTGGAAACAGCTGAATGTAAATCCAGGCCTGAG GGATTCACTGGACCATCTGATATCTACTCCAAG TCCTGCAGTCATGCTCTTATGTATTATGTTGAACTTGGCTTCAAGATTTCCTTGGGCATCTTTTTTGGATTCTTTGTCATTGCT GTGATCGGCTTGATCATCGCCATCAACATGATTCACCAGAtcagtcatcacagcagcaTTGGACAAACAGCTTTTGCATTGAAGGCATATTGA